AATGAATCCTGAACCGGAGATGTCTTCGGAAGAAATCGAAAAGGAACCACCGTACAAAGCGCCTGAAAGCGTGTACCGTTCCATCCTCGAACGAATCCGACACAACGTTTGGGTGCGTGCGGGTATTGATGAGCGAACCGGCAAAAGTTTGCTCCGCGATGGAGCTACGGGAGAATTGTTCGAATTCCCGGTCGCTGTCGGCGTTATGTACATGTTCAAACTCGAACATCTCGCTGAAGAAAAAATTCACGCACGAAGCATCGGTCCTTATTCGCTCGTAACCCAGCAACCATTGGGCGGAAAAGCCCAATTCGGCGGACAACGATTCGGAGAAATGGAAGTGTGGGCTCTCGAAGCGTATGGCGCAGCCAACACTCTCCAAGAAATCATCACGATTAAATCCGACGACGTGATAGGCCGCGTAAAAACCTATGAAAGCATCGTACGTGGAGAAACGATTTTAGAACCAGGAATCCCAGAGTCTTTCAAAATTCTCGTCAATGAACTGCGGAGCCTCGGCCTGAAAGTAACTGTCGAGGATAAGAACAATCGAGAAATCAATTTGAAAGACCTCGAAGAATATTCTGCAGCGGACGATATGAAACTCGCTCGCTCCGTAGGATTCTTCTAAACATAACACGAAAACAAAATATGAATTTTATAATAACCTTCTATTGCCTTCGCAAAAAGAAACAAAAAGGTCAAACAAACTATGCCTGATGTATCTATATTCGACAAAATTCGTTTAAGCATCGCAAGTCCGGAAGACATCGTCGCATGGTCTCACGGCGAAGTCAAAAAACCGGAGACGATTAACTATCGCACGTTCAAACCAGAACGTGACGGTCTTTTCTGTGAGCGTATCTTCGGTCCCGTCAAAGACTGGGAGTGCCACTGCGGACGTTACAAGAAAGTCAAATACAAAGGAATCGTCTGCGAAAGATGCGGAGTCGAAGTAACACGCTCTCGTGTTCGCCGCGAGCGAATGGGACATATCGAATTAGCCGCTCCGGTGTGTCACATTTGGTATCTCAAAAGTGTTCCGTCTCCCATCGCGCTTTTACTCAACCTTTCTCCGCGCGATTTGGAAAAAGTCGTTTACTTCGGCAGTTTCATCGTGATTGAAATAGACCGTGAAAGCCTCGACGCAGCGCGCGATGAAATCGAAAAAGCAGTAGAAGACGAAAAACTCGCAATACAACAACAAGCCGAGGAACTCGAGCATGAAATCCGCGAGGAATTAGCACGAGAACTCGAGGAAAACAAAGACGAATACGACGAAGCGACTATCCGAGAACGCACGAAAGCAGTCAACGACCGCATCAAAGCAGAACAAAGAGACGCAAACGACCGCATCAAAGAGATGGACGTCGCGCTCGAAGTGCTATACAAACTCGAGCCGAATATGCTCATCGAGGAAGACAAATATCGAGCCGTCGTTCGAATGCTTCAGGCAGTGACACGCCGTCTCGGTCGGAATTTCTCTAACATGCTAAGAGCTGAAATCGGCGCTGCAGCAGTTAAGGAACTTCTCAGTCGCGTGGCTCTCGAACCGCTTGCAAAAGAACTCAAACATATCATCCTCACAACGACTGGTCCGAAGCGTGCTCGCGCAATCAAGCGACTCGAAATCGTAGAAGCATTCCTCCATTCGAAAGCCAAACCCGAATGGATGGTTTTGGAAAATCTTCCCGTTATTTCTCCGGAATTGCGACCCATGGTGCAACTCGACGGCGGACGCTTCGCAACCTCAGACTTGAACGACCTTTATCGCCGCATCATCAACCGAAACAACCGACTTAGAAAAATACAAGAAATCCGTGCACCTGAATCGATTATCAATCACGAAAAACGCCTTCTCCAGGAAGCCGTAGATGCACTTATTGATAACGGTCGTCGCTCCCGCCCCGTCGTGGGGAGCAACAACCGTCCGCTCAAATCCTTGAGCGATATGCTCAAAGGCAAAGAAGGAAGATTTCGCAAAAACCTTCTCGGAAAACGAGTTGACTATTCTGGGCGCGCTGTCATCGTCGTCGGTCCACATCTGAAACTTCACCAATGCGGCATTCCCAAAGAAATGGCACTCGAGCTCTTCAAGCCTTATGTCATGCGCACATTGGTGGAAGAAAAACTAACACCGAACATCAAAACTGCAAAGCGAATGATTGATAGAATGCATCCCGAAGTTTGGGACGCATTGGAAAAAGTCATCAAAGATTATCCCGTACTGCTCAACCGCGCTCCTACTTTGCACCGTTTCGGAATCCAAGCCTTCGAACCCGTGCTCGTAGATGGAAAAGCGATCCAAATTCATCCTTTGGTCTGCCCCCCCTATAACGCTGACTTCGATGGCGACCAAATGGCAGTGCACGTTCCTCTTAGTGTTGCGGCTCAAGCAGAAGCGCGCATCCTCATGCTGAGTTCTAACAACCTTTTCAGCCCGGCAAACGGGCAACCCACGATGACTCCGATGCAAGACATCGTGTTGGGTTGTTACGGACTTACTTTGGTTCATCGAGAAGCAAAAGAAAAGTTTCATGCCGCGCTCGAAGCCCATCGCAAAAATCCGACACAAAATCCTCCACCCAGAACGTATTCTTCACCAGAAGAAGCAATTTCTCTCGCCACGCATCCGGATATTTCGGTACGCATTCCTCTCAATGCACCTGTTTTCGTTCGATTGACTCGACCTGTTGGTCCTCCAAAAGAAGACGGCACACAAGAATACGAAACCGTCATTCGCGAAATGACACCCGGACAAATGATTTTCCACGAAATCCTTCCATTCCCTCTGAAATATCACGACGATTGGATTAACGTGGAGATGTCCAAACGCAATATCACCCGCTTGATCACAGAAGCAAAAGAAAAACTCGACTCACAAGCCGTCGTCGAAATGCTCGACCGTATAAAAGAACTCGGTTTCGAATGGGCAACGCGTTATGGCTTTACAATCACCGTCGCCGACGTTGACCCCCTCTCTGCTCCTACATCCGACCGCTCTCTCATCGCCACTATGGCTAAAGAATGGAGACAGGGAGTTATGCCCACCCATTATTCCGAAACTTACGCGAGGTCTCGGGCTGCTTCTCGATTGGGCGAACTCATCGAAAAGAAAATCGGTGACAGCCAAAAAGAAACACGCGTCGTTCGTAACAGATACGAACTCGGCGGTATCGCACGCAACGAACGCGACCGTAACCTCATGAATATCTGGGGAGACACTTTCGGAGATTTGAGTGAAAGCATTATCAACGAAATGGGTCAGTTCAACCCATTGCGCATGATGGTCGAATCCGGTGCACGAGGTTCGAAAGAACAACTCGTGCAGTTAATGGCGACGCGTGGAATGTTCCGCAACAACTTCAACCAGCCGATTACCGATATCGTCGGTGGAAACGGGCTTCTCGCCGGTTCGCGCGTTTTCGAATACTTCGTCTCGATGTTCGGTACTCGAAAAGGCGTAACCGACACAGCCCTTCTTATGGGTTACTCCGGCTTTATTGCAAGAAGATTGGTAGACGTCTCTCACGATGTCGTTATCAACGCAGAAGATTGTGGAACGACATCCGGTGTATACGTATCTCGAATCGAAAGCGACAACGACGTCATCGAAACCCTTAGAGAAAGAGTGCGAGGCAGAACAGCAGTAGAAGACATTTACGACCCACGCAATAAAGAGAAGAAAAAGATAGTCGCAGCCAATGAAGTTATCGATGACAAGACCGCCGACATATTGGAACAAATTAGCGAAACATACTATAAAGCGCGCTCTGAAGCGAAAACTGCTGAAGACCCGAAAAAAGTCATAAGTACTTTAGAAAACACCTATCGCAAAGCCGGATTCCGAATCGGCGAACATGGCGAATTGCAAGTTACTATCCGCAGTCCTCTCACATGCGACCTCGAGAAAGGAATCTGCAGCAAATGCTACGGATGGGACCTATCAACATCGAGATTGGCAGAAAAAGGGCTCGCAGTCGGAGTCATTGCAGCGGAAACGATGAGCGAGCCACTGAGCCAGTTAACGATGAGAACGTTCCACCACGGTGGCGTCGCTCTCGGAACGGTTCTCACTGGATACACCCAAGCCGGACGAATGTACGGAACGCTTCACCAAGAAATGAAAGCCGACATCGTGCGTGATGAATCCGCTTTGGAAACTTGGCCCGATTTCGTGAGTGAACAAAAAAGCGTGATCGAAGGACTCATGGGGAAAGAAAAGAACGGCGAAGAAAAACCCGCAAAAGGCGCTAAATCAAAAGCGAAAAAGACGGATCAGCCCCCCCGCGTAAGTACGGCGAACCGCCAATTGGCACGAGAATTAGTAGAACATTCGCTTTACCACTACGTAGGAATCCCGTTCGTCGAACGTCTCCTCGAAGCACGTCGTGCCCCGAAAGGCGAAGCCGTGATTTCTCGATACGGCGGTGAAGTGATAAAAATCGAAAGTGGCGCACTCGGACGATGGGTAGTCATCAAAGGAGAACTTCCCATAGATTCAGAAGAACTTCCTGGAAAACCGATTGCAGAAGAAATCCGACATCCGGAAACGAAAGAAGTTCTCTTTCAGCCAGGCACTGAACTCACGAAATCCGCGATTGAACGCCTCGCGAAGCTCGGAATCGAAAAAGTTAAAGTTCTCGAAATTTTGCTTCTTCCGAAACGCAGAATCTTGCTCATCAAAGAAGGAGACATCGTGAAACCGGGCGATCCGCTCACGCAAGGACCGATGGAATTGAATGGTTTGCTCGAATTTCGCGGCATCCGCGCGGTACAGGAATATCTCATAAAAGAATTGCAGTCTCTCTATAAATCGAACGGTGTGAATATCAACGACCGTCATCTCGAAATCATCTGCCGACAAATGCTGCGCAAAGTGAAGATTCGAGATGCTGGAGATTCGAAATTCCTACCAGGGCAGATTGTTGACCGCTTCGCGCTTCGTAGAGAAAACGAGCGCATTCAAGCGATGATCGATGCAGGTGAACAGATCGAGGCAGAAGATCCAATCACGGGCGAATTCGTGCGACGCACTCCGAGACTTGCAACGGCAGATCCCGTCATTCAAGGCATCACCGAAGCGGCTCTCACGACGGATTCCTTCCTTTCCGCTGCATCCGCACAGAAAACGGTGCGCGTTTTGACAGAAGCATCCGTGAAAGGCAAAACCGATGAATTGGTCGGACTCAAAGAAAACGTGATTATCGGTCGGTTGATTCCCGCCGGTAGTGGCTTCCCTGCTTATCGCAACATTCAAGTAAAAACGACGCGCGAACCCGTATGGGCGAAAACTGCAATCTCTGCTCTCGCAAGCATGCAGGAAAAAGAGTTACCCGAGGAAGCAGAAGAAGTAGAAGAAGGCGATATCGGCGACATCCGTTCTTTAGCCGAAAGCCTCGGCGCTGAACCTAAAAGCACGGAAGAAAAAGGACAATAAAACAGGCTTCGGCAATCTCAAAAGAGCGGTAAATTCACTTCAAAAGCAACGGGATAACCGAAACCCGACATGGTTTGCCCTCACTCGTCGTCAGCAACCTCTTCTTGTTAAAAACATCGAAGCATATTCCCTCACCTTGTCTCTCGAAAGGAATTCGTAGCAATCGAGGCGCTTTCTCGAACCAGCGTCCTTTCGAATTGTCGTAAAGATATGCCACGAAATAAGTACGAACAACGACAAATTGTCCATCCGGGCTCATGTCCGCACCTGTAACTAAACGGTTCGCTCGCACCGCGTTGTCCATTTTCAATTCACCGAGTTTTTCCAGAGTATAAGAATGTTTCGAATCCTTTAGAGAAGCCATATAAACACCAGGTTGACCAGCCCTTTCTTTTGTAATTAATATCAATTCTTCCTTCGGAGACACGATTAACGCTTCGCAATCATGCGCCTCATCGGGATATTTCAATGTATATGTGTCGAATTCTCTTATCGTGTGAATCCCAGGTTTCGCCTCGGGTTCGCGAACTCGATATACAACTATTTCTTTTCGAATTCTCGCGTTATCTCCGACATCGGCGATATACAAATAGGGAACTCCTCCGATTTTTGCACTCGCCATATCCTCCCAATCTATCGCCTTTGCATTCTGCAAGGTGTATGTTCCCAAATCCTTTCCATTTTCGTCGAATGCGTACAAGTTCGGTCCGTCGCCGCTATCGTTATGGGTCCAATAAATCCCTCGCATTCGATGAGATGCGGCCACTCCGCTGCTTTCCGTAACATGCGAATTTTCGAGTTCGCAAAGAAGCGAAGATTGCCCAGAGGACGGAGTCAGCCCGAATGCGAATAAACAACAAAAAACAGAAATCATCATAAACTCATCAACATCCGATGCGAGCAACTACACCTCTGTTTCGAGTGCGAAACGCAAGCATTCTATCATAAAACAAATATTGATGCGCCCACCCTGCCAAATCTCCGAATCGCTCACGAAACAGTTCGCCAATCGCATTGTAGCGTCTCTCGGTGAGGCTTTTCCCCTTCCATTCGGGAAAATAAAGTTCGGTTGCACGATTCCATAGATGCGTATCTACTGGAACGGCACGTTCATGTCCTAAACCAATCAAGCACACACAATCCGCCACCTTCTGTCCCACCCCTTCGAATTCACATAACGATGCTTTCGCTTCTTCGTAAGGAACACTTTTCAAACCTTCCAACCAATTCCGTGGTTTTTGCAAAAGTTTTTTCGCAACCAATGGCAAAACTCGTCCACGATATCCGAATGCTTTGGCGCGCAGTTCGCTTTCTGGAATTTCTGCAATTCTTTCCGCAGTCGGAAAGGCAAACCACTCTGTTCCATTTTCTATTTCCTCGCCATATTCTGCGAGTTTAGCGACCAATCCCATGATGCGTTTGATGTTGTTATTCGGCGTGCATAGAAAGGTAAAAAGTGTCTCATCCGCTCGCTCGGGACGCAATACGCGCAAACCTCGATGCGATTCGACATACGGTTTGAGTTCCGGTGCGATGCGAATTATTTTTTCTGCGATTTCCGCTGAGCTTCGATGGAGTTGAAAAAAACGATACGCCGCATTCCTATCCGGAAAAGATTCTAACTCCCAGCCTTTTTTAACTTTTCTCGCTCGAATAATGCTCGAACCGTCTATCCCGATCCATCCGTCTTCGACTCTGCGAAAGCGAAACACTTGTCCACTACAAACACACAAACCTACATCCAATTCTTCGTCGGGAACGAAAATCACTTTCGAACACCGCTTTCTTCGAGCATCTTGAGAAATTCTTTTTCATCAATGATTTTCACACCGTATTTTTTAGCATTGTCCAGTTTCGACCCAGCGCCTGGTCCGGCAACGACCAAATCCGTTTCTTTGCTTACACTGCTGCTCGCGCGTCCGCCGAGCCTTCGCACCAAAGCTTCAGCATCTTCTCGCGTCATCGTTTCCAACTTGCCTGTAAAGACAACAGTTTTTCCAGAAAACGGAGTTTTCGTTTCTTCCTCTGCAGCGATGGGTTGCGGCTTCACCCCCGCTTCCTCTAATCTCTTCAAAAGACGCTTGGTTTCTTCGCTTTTGAAAAATTCGACTAATTCTTTCGCAGTGTTCGGTCCGATATCCCGTACTTCTAAGAAGTCTTCGTAAGTGGCTTTCTTTATGCGATCGAGAGTTTTAAAATGCTTCGCGATATCGAACGCCGCTGCTTCACCTACGTAAGGAATTCCCAGCGCGAATAAAAAACGATTCAAAGGTCTTTTCTTCGATGCTTCTATTGCGTTCAAAAGATTCGAAACACTCTTTTCTCCCATCCCCTCCAATTCCATCAATTCGTCTTTGTATTCTTTCAAGTGATAAATGTCTGCCGCATCTTGAATATATCCCAAATCCATAAAACGCAAAATATGCTTTGCGCCCAACCCTTCGATGTCCATCCCGTTTCGAGAGACGAAGTGGATAATACGCTC
This genomic interval from Fimbriimonadales bacterium contains the following:
- a CDS encoding DNA glycosylase, with protein sequence MIFVPDEELDVGLCVCSGQVFRFRRVEDGWIGIDGSSIIRARKVKKGWELESFPDRNAAYRFFQLHRSSAEIAEKIIRIAPELKPYVESHRGLRVLRPERADETLFTFLCTPNNNIKRIMGLVAKLAEYGEEIENGTEWFAFPTAERIAEIPESELRAKAFGYRGRVLPLVAKKLLQKPRNWLEGLKSVPYEEAKASLCEFEGVGQKVADCVCLIGLGHERAVPVDTHLWNRATELYFPEWKGKSLTERRYNAIGELFRERFGDLAGWAHQYLFYDRMLAFRTRNRGVVARIGC
- a CDS encoding DNA-directed RNA polymerase subunit beta', translating into MPDVSIFDKIRLSIASPEDIVAWSHGEVKKPETINYRTFKPERDGLFCERIFGPVKDWECHCGRYKKVKYKGIVCERCGVEVTRSRVRRERMGHIELAAPVCHIWYLKSVPSPIALLLNLSPRDLEKVVYFGSFIVIEIDRESLDAARDEIEKAVEDEKLAIQQQAEELEHEIREELARELEENKDEYDEATIRERTKAVNDRIKAEQRDANDRIKEMDVALEVLYKLEPNMLIEEDKYRAVVRMLQAVTRRLGRNFSNMLRAEIGAAAVKELLSRVALEPLAKELKHIILTTTGPKRARAIKRLEIVEAFLHSKAKPEWMVLENLPVISPELRPMVQLDGGRFATSDLNDLYRRIINRNNRLRKIQEIRAPESIINHEKRLLQEAVDALIDNGRRSRPVVGSNNRPLKSLSDMLKGKEGRFRKNLLGKRVDYSGRAVIVVGPHLKLHQCGIPKEMALELFKPYVMRTLVEEKLTPNIKTAKRMIDRMHPEVWDALEKVIKDYPVLLNRAPTLHRFGIQAFEPVLVDGKAIQIHPLVCPPYNADFDGDQMAVHVPLSVAAQAEARILMLSSNNLFSPANGQPTMTPMQDIVLGCYGLTLVHREAKEKFHAALEAHRKNPTQNPPPRTYSSPEEAISLATHPDISVRIPLNAPVFVRLTRPVGPPKEDGTQEYETVIREMTPGQMIFHEILPFPLKYHDDWINVEMSKRNITRLITEAKEKLDSQAVVEMLDRIKELGFEWATRYGFTITVADVDPLSAPTSDRSLIATMAKEWRQGVMPTHYSETYARSRAASRLGELIEKKIGDSQKETRVVRNRYELGGIARNERDRNLMNIWGDTFGDLSESIINEMGQFNPLRMMVESGARGSKEQLVQLMATRGMFRNNFNQPITDIVGGNGLLAGSRVFEYFVSMFGTRKGVTDTALLMGYSGFIARRLVDVSHDVVINAEDCGTTSGVYVSRIESDNDVIETLRERVRGRTAVEDIYDPRNKEKKKIVAANEVIDDKTADILEQISETYYKARSEAKTAEDPKKVISTLENTYRKAGFRIGEHGELQVTIRSPLTCDLEKGICSKCYGWDLSTSRLAEKGLAVGVIAAETMSEPLSQLTMRTFHHGGVALGTVLTGYTQAGRMYGTLHQEMKADIVRDESALETWPDFVSEQKSVIEGLMGKEKNGEEKPAKGAKSKAKKTDQPPRVSTANRQLARELVEHSLYHYVGIPFVERLLEARRAPKGEAVISRYGGEVIKIESGALGRWVVIKGELPIDSEELPGKPIAEEIRHPETKEVLFQPGTELTKSAIERLAKLGIEKVKVLEILLLPKRRILLIKEGDIVKPGDPLTQGPMELNGLLEFRGIRAVQEYLIKELQSLYKSNGVNINDRHLEIICRQMLRKVKIRDAGDSKFLPGQIVDRFALRRENERIQAMIDAGEQIEAEDPITGEFVRRTPRLATADPVIQGITEAALTTDSFLSAASAQKTVRVLTEASVKGKTDELVGLKENVIIGRLIPAGSGFPAYRNIQVKTTREPVWAKTAISALASMQEKELPEEAEEVEEGDIGDIRSLAESLGAEPKSTEEKGQ